The stretch of DNA GCGAAGGAAGGACGCACCACAACGTCCCGATTGCCCGGGGGACGGCATTGCTTCCCTACATATGTAGAATGTGAACAAAAAGGAGATCAGATATGCTTAATCAAGAACAATACTTTAATCAAGAGATATACAGTGAGCAGCTATATACGGAGGATGAACTTCTGCTGTCGGTAAAAAAGGCCATCCGTGCAGGCGGCATGCCCGAAGTGTCGATTGCGCCGGGTTACGGAAGGCTGCTGAGCATGCTCGTTTCGCTATCCCGCGCATCCAGCGTGCTGGAGATTGGAGCGCTTGGCGGATACAGCGGCATTTGCCTCGCTAGAGGCCTGGCTTCGGGAGGAACGCTAACCTCTTTGGAACTGAAGCCGGAATATGCCGAGATGGCACGCCGCCATCTGGAACTTGCCGGGTTCGGCGGCATGGCCGAATATCGGACAGGCCCCGCTCTGGACAGTCTTGCCCGGCTGGCGGAGGAAGGAAGAACGTTCGATTTCTTTTTTATCGACGCCGACAAGGAGAACTATCCGAACTATCTGGAATACGCGATACTGCTGGCGAAGCCGGGAGCGGTCATCGCGGGCGATAATATCTTCCTGCGCGGACGTACCCTGAATACGGACAAGAACGGACCTGCGGTGCAGGCGATGCGCCGTTTTAACGAAATGATCGCGGGTGACAGCCGGCTTGCCAGCACGCTGCTGCCCGCTTATGACGGACTCGCTCTTGCGATAGTGAAATAAAGGCGGAGCGGGCCGGAAATTTTAGTAGTTAGTTAACGAAACAGCCTCAGCGGGGCAGCCTTGTACAGCATGAAACGGACCCATATCGTATTGAGCAGCAGCATGGCGCCAGAGACGATGAACAGGCCTTCGATGCCTATATACCCAGCCAGGAAGCCGCCGATCAGCGATCCCAACATGTTGCCGAGGGCCAGCGTGCTGCTGTTGAAGCCGAAAGCCCGGCTCTCCTTGCCATCCGGTGTATAAGAACGGATCAGGGCGTTTACGCTCGGAAGAAGTCCGCCCATGAAGACGCCCATTAGAAAGCGGACGAATATGAGCTGCCAGACGCTGCCGACGAACGCCTGCGGAATAACAAACAGGGCAGCGCCGATCAGAGCGTAGGTCAGAATCCGGTGGGCGCCGACCTTATCGCTGAGTTTGCCGAGTACCGGCGAGGCAATCATATTCGAGACCCCTGTCACGGCGGTGACCACACCTGCCCAGAACGCGATATTGACAGCGGTCCCATGCAGCCTCTCGACATATAAGGGCAGCAAGGCCATCGGGCTGATCATGGCGAACTGGATCAGGAACGTGACGGCGAACAGCGCCGGAAGCTGCGGAACCTTGATGAGGTCTTTTAATCCTTCAAACGTGGATACCTGCGGCTTGTGAGCGGCTTCCTCGCGGTTGAAATTCTCTTTAACCAGGAACATGGCGAGCAGAGTGGCGATGGACAGCAGCAGGCCAATCACGTAAAAAATCGGACGGAATCCGATCCAGTCCGCCAGCAGTCCGCCGATCAGCGGTCCGAGAATCGTTCCGGCCACGGAGCCGGACTGCATAAGGCCCATAGAGAAGCCCATCCGATGCTTCGGCGTCGTCCCCGAGACGAGCGAGATGGAAGCGGGATTGAATCCGGAGATGGTGCCGTTGAGCAGCCGGAGAAGGAGCAGCTGCCAGGGCGTCTGCGCAAAGCCCATCATCGTGATGACGATTGCCATGCCAAAACCGGATCGCAGCAGCATGATTTTACGGCCATATTTGTCGGAAAGCGAGCCCCACAGCGGCTGAAACAGAAACGAAGTCATAAAGTTGGCGGAAAAAATAATACCGGCCCAAATCCCGACGGCATCCCCACGGACGCCGAGGTCCTTGGCCAGATAGAGCGACAGAAACGGGGTAATCATCGTCATCCCGGCATTCACCAGAAATTGTCCAAACCAAAGCACATAGAGATTGATCTGCCAAGTCTCCCAAGTTTTCCACTTTTTCAATGTGCTTTCACATCCTTTCAAAATTCAAACAGTTCACAAAGATGACATTCTAGTAGTATACCATAATTTTCTTTGGAACCGGAGACGCATTCCGTCCTTTGTCAAGTAATTGTCATGGCTTGTAAGGTGTGACGGTTGTTACATTCTTTTAAAAAGGGCATAATATAATTTGAGAAAATTTTATCTAAACTTATGGAGATCTTATCATGACCTATAACGATACTTTTATCCGGGCCTGCAAGAAGCAGGAGACGGAGCATATCCCTGTGTGGTATATGCGGCAAGCAGGCCGCTACGATCCCGAATACCGGAAGATCAAGGAAAAGTATTCACTGCTTGAAATCAGCCGGCAGCCTGAATTGGCGGCGGAAATTACGATGATGCCGGTGCGTAAACTGGGCGTTGATGCGGCCATTCTATATTCAGACATCATGAATCCGGTTGCCTCTATCGGGGTGGAATTCGACATTGTGCAAAATATCGGGCCTGTGATTGAGCATCCGATCCGCAGCGGAACCGACGTAGAGAGGCTGAAGCCGGTGGATGTGGAAGGCGATCTCGGCCATATTTTGGAAACGATCGCAATTCTGGATAAAGAACTGAAGGTGCCGCTGATTACATTTGCCGGCGCTCCCTTTACGATTGCCAGCTATCTAATAGAAGGCCGCCCATCCAAGAGCTATATTCGCACTAAAGAGCTGATGTACACGCAGCCCAGTGTCTGGGAGATGCTGATGGACAAGCTCGGCGACATGGTTATCGCTTATCTGCGGGCTCATGTCCGCAGTGGAGGCAAGGCGTTTCAATTATTCGACAGCTGGGTGGGGGCCTTGTCGCCGCAGGATTTTGAAGTCTTTGTTCTGCCGACGGTCTCCCGTATTTTTGCCGAATTATCCGATTTAGATGTGCCCAAAATCTATTTTCCCGGCGTGAGCTCCGGCGAACTGCTGTCCACCCTTACGGGACTTCAAGCGGATGTGATTGGTCTCGACTGGCGGGTGTCGCTGGACGAAGGCCGGCGCAGAACCGACGGGAATTTTGCGATGCAGGGCAATCTTGATCCTTACATCCTGACCGCTCCGATGGAACTTATCAAGGATCGCGCGAAAGCCCTAATTGATGAAGGCATTCGTAAGCCCGGCTTTGTGTTCAACCTGGGGCACGGTCTGTTCCCCGAGGCGTCGCTGGACAAGCTGCGTGAATTGACGGAGTACGTCCACGACTATTCCAAGGAAGCGCTGGCGCTCAAGGAAGCCTCAAGGCTTCGCTCCTGAAAATCGCTCATAATTAATCGCAAAGAGGTGATCCCCACGTGACAACACAAATCGGCGTTCTCGTTATGTCCTACGGCACTCCTGAAAGCCTGGAGGGTGTTAAGTCCTATTATACGCATATCCGGCGCGGCAATCCGCCATCGGCGGAACAGCTGAAAGATCTGAAGGACCGCTATGAAGCCATAGTAGGCGGAGTGTTCCCGCTGCGGGAAAATACGGACCGTCAGGTAAAGGCGCTGCAGGAAGCGCTAAACCGAGATAATAAGGACAAGGATGTCGAATATATTTGCTTTCAGGGCCTAAAGCACGCTCGTCCTTTCATTGAGGATGGAGTGGAGCGAATGGCGGAGAGCGGCATCAACCAGGCGGTGGGCATCGTGCTCGCTCCGCATTATTCGGTCATGAGTGTCGGTGGCTACATCAAACGGGCCAAAGAAAAAGCGGAAAGCAGCGGCATCCAAATGACATTTGTGCAAAGCTACCATCTTCATCCGCAGCTTATCGAAGCGCTTAGCCGGCGCGTATCCGCAAGGCTGGACCAGTACGAGGAAGCGGGCGCGAACCGGGAGGACGTTCGGGTGCTTTTCAGCGCCCACAGCCTGCCGGAGCGAATTCTCTCCATGGGCGATCCATACCGGGATCAGCTGCTCGAGACTTCAAAGGCCGTTGCGGAGCAAACCGGGGTTACTTCGTGGCAGTTCACTTGGCAAAGCGCCGGAAGAACGGCGGAGCCCTGGCTTGGGCCGGATATTCTCGATACGCTCCGCGAGCTGAGCAAGGAACAGGTGGAATACGTGCTGTCCGCCCCGATCGGATTCGTATCCGACCATCTCGAGGTACTGTACGATCTGGATATTGAAGCCCAAAGCGTTGCTGCCGAGTTGGATATGCGTCTGATGCGGATTGAATCGCTGAACAACGACCCATCTTTTATGGCGGTGCTGAGCGACGTGGTGCGGGACCGGGCTGGCGAACTGAAGGCAGGACGGCCATGAACGGAGCTTCACGCAAAGTCGTCATTATCGGTGGAGGACTGAGCGGCCTAAGCGCCGCTTTTTACGTACGCAAATATTATAAAGAAGCCGGCATCCGGCCGGAAATTGTCATTCTCGAGAAAGAGCGGAGCCTTGGCGGGAAAATTGAGACCCTGCATAAGGACGGTTTCGTCATCGAAAAAGGGCCGGATTCATTCCTGGCCCGCAAGCAGGAAATGAGCGACCTGGCGAAAGAATTGGAGATCGACCATGAGCTGGTTACGACCAATCCGAACGCCAAGAAGACATATATCTTGCAACGCGGCAAGCTGCTTCCGATGCCAGCCGGCCTTATGCTGGGCATTCCTACGGATATTAAGCCCTTTATAGGGAGTAGGCTCCTCTCCTTTCCCGGCAAGCTCCGCGCGCTGATGGATTTCGTTATTCCGCCCCGGCGTTCGAAGGAGGACGAGCCGCTCGGAGAGCTGATTGAGCGGCGTTTCGGCACAGAGGTGCTGGAGAACTTGACGGAGCCCCTCTTGGCCGGTATTTATGCGGCGGATATGCGCAAGATCAGCCTGCAGGCGACCTTTCCGCAGTTCGGTGAGATTGAGCGGCAGTACGGCAGCCTGATTCGCGGGATGATGACGGGGAAAAAGCCTCAGGAGACGCATACCGGCACGAAAAAGAGCATGTTCCTGACCTTCCGTCAGGGCCTGCAAAGCCTCGTGCATGCACTTGTGCATGAGCTTCATGATGTGGAGCAGCGCACGGAAACCGCCGCGATTGCTATTTATGACCGGATTGCCGAAACGAATATCGGCACGACCGAGGCCGAGGGAGCGGCGGCCCAGGCTGCTTTGGAATCAGCTGCTTCTCCGCAAGCGCGCTACGCGGTAGAACTGGGGAACGGCGACTTGCTGCCTGCGGACGACATCTATATCACGGTTCCCAATTTCGCGGCGGCCGAGCTGCTGCGTCCGCATGTTGATGTATCGGCATTGGACGCGGTAAACTATGTATCGGTAGCCAATGTAGTTATGGCCTTTTCCGGCAAAGAAATGGACGGCAATTTCGACGGCTCGGGCTTCCTGGTTCCCCGGAAGGAAGGACGGAATATTACGGCCTGCACCTGGACTTCGGCCAAATGGCTGCATACGAGTCCCGATGACAAGGTGCTGCTGCGCTGTTATGTCGGACGTTCAGGCGACGAGCAGAATGTGCAGCTGCCGGACGAAGCGCTGGAAGAGTTGGTGCGCAAGGATCTGCGCGAGGTTATGGGCATCACGGCCCAGCCGTTATTCACGGAAATTACGCGTCTGCCGAACTCGATGCCGCAGTACCCCGTTGGGCATCCGGCTGCAATTGCAGGGCTCCGCAGCGATCTGGCGGCCGTTCTTCCGGGCGTGCACGTATTTGGTGCCGGATATGACGGAATCGGCATGCCGGACTGCATCAAATTTGCGAAGCTTACGGCGAAGGCGGCTGCCGAAGGCCTGCAAGCGAACTAATCTTCATACCTTATCATATGATCTCGATATCAGCTTTACGGCGAAGCTTGGGTTCTGCCCCCGCTTCGCCGTTTTTGTTTTTACAGCATGTTATTCGGGAGACATGAGGCCTTTTTCCTTCTTCATTCTTGCTTGTTCGGGGGAGATTGATAGATATGATATAATAGAACGAGTTTAGCGGGTAAAGGAGTCAGAACACATATGTATCCCCCTAGATCCAGCAGAAAAAGAAGCAATACGACCAGAAAGCAGAGAAAAAATCGAATCTGGTCTTGGATCAACATCAGCCTGCTGGCGCTGATTACGGTTATGCTGTTTTATTTTTTCTACAGCGGAGCGGGCCGCGATAGCATTCCTATCCCCGAGACGGGAACGGCTTCGCCTTCACCGGAGGGATCAGCGGCGCCGGGAACCGCCGGAGCGGCTGATCCCGTGGCATCGGGCGGGGCTTCAGCTGCTCCGTCAGGCGAGCTTCAGCCGACATTTTCGGCGGATGCTGTCCCGTCCGCGGAAGCCGTGCCGACGCCGTCTCCCGCAGCCAGCGAGGGCAGCATGACGGCGCCGTCCGGCGCTTCACAGCAGGCGTCGGGCGCCGGGGCTGATGGAGCCGAAGGTAACGGGCCGTCGGCGGGACTGCCGGAAGGCGAGGAAGGAAGCGGAAAGACGGTGACGCTGAATTTTGCGGGTGACGTTATTTTTGCCGGTAAAGTCGGTGAGCTGTTGAAGCAGAAGGGCTACGATTATCCGTACGCCCGTCTGGGCGGTATGTTCCTGCAGGATGATCTTTCAGTCATCAATCTGGAAACGCCTGTCACCGAGCGAGGCACGGAGGCAAATAAGACCTTTGTGTTCAAGTCGCCTCCGGAGGCGCTGAATGCGCTGAAGGCGGCGGGAGTGGATGCCGTTAATTTGGCGAACAACCATACGCTGGATATGGGCGAGCAGGGGCTGCGGGATACAATGGCCAATTTGGACCAGAGAGGCATTCCGTTCGTCGGGGCGGGAGTAGATTCCGCTCAGGCTTACTCGGCGCAGTATTTTACCCGCAAAGGAATAACCATCGCTCTGCTCGGCTTTACGCGGGTCATGCCCGAAGCCGGATGGGCGGCCGGCAAGGGCAAGCCCGGCGTAGCCTCCGCTTACGACAGCGGTCCGGCGCTTAAGGCGATAGCCGAAGCCAGAAAAAAAGCGGATATTGTTGCCGTTGTTGTCCATTGGGGCCAGGAACGGGCGGATCAGCCGAACGCGGTTCAGCAGACGCTAGGCCGGAGCTTTATCGATGCAGGGGCGGATCTCGTAATTGGAGGGCATCCCCATGTCCTTCAGGGACTTGAGCCGTATAAAGGGAAGTGGATCGCGTACAGTACGGGCAACTTTATTTTTACGCGTTCTTCCACGAAGACCACCTGGGAGACGGCGGTGTTTCAGGCCGAATGCAGCGTCAAGGGACAATGCTCGATGAAGCTCACGCCTTTTGAAGCCGAATTGGGCCAGCCGGTGCCGATGAGCGCCGCTGACGGGCAGAAGCTGCTGCAGCGGGTAGAATCACTCTCTTCCGGCAAAGTGGAGATCGACGAAGAGGGCAGAGTGACGGAGGCCGGCCGTTAGCATGGCGGCAATCCACAGCCTGTACACCTCGGAGGATGTTTACATTTTTTGCGGGAGGGCTTTCTGAATGATGAACAACTTGTGCGTCGCCCATCGGGGATTTTCCGGCAAGGCACCGGAGAACACGCTTGCCGCAATCCGCATGGCGCTGGAACTTCCGTATGTGACCTGGATGGAAATCGACGTTCAACTGACAAGGGATGGAGTACCTGTTGTAATCCATGATTACAGCCTGGACCGGACGACCAATGGCCGCGGTAAAGTGAAGAATATGGACTGGAGCCATATGCGGCTTCTCGATGCCGGAGGATGGAAGGGCCGCGCCTTTCGAGGCGAAGGAGTTCCTTCACTGGAAGAGGTGCTAGATCTGTGCAAAGGACAGCTGCGGCTGAATATCGAGCTGAAGAACGCCGGCAATCTGTATCCCGGAATCGAAAAGACGGTTACGGAGCTGATTGCTACTAAGGGGATGCAGGGCGAGGTCGTCCTGACTTCGTTCGACCCCGGCACGCTGCTAAGGTGCGAAGAAGCCGATCCCGGCATCCGCCGGGGACTCATCTTTGACTCCAGATGGGGCGATCCGGCCGGGCGCGTGCGTGAATTGGGCTGCTCTTTTTTATCCATCGGCTTTTCCCGCCTTACTCCCGGGCTGGCCAGATTTTTGTCGGGGCGAGGGGTTGGCATCATGGCCTGGACGGTGAATAAAGCGAAGGAGATGCGTCGCCTGGCGGACATGCATTCTGATATAATGATATGTACGAATCGCCCGGATATTTGGGGGGAGACGTTTTTGGGAAAATGAATGACTAAACAAACTGACGGGAAAGAGAGCTGAATGCCAATGTGCGCTGCTGTAAACAACTTATACTGTGTGGGACGGAACTACAAACTTCATGCGGAGGAACTCGGCAATAAAGTGCCAACCGAACCGTTGATTTTCTTGAAGCCGTCTCATGCGGCCGTTCGTCTTGACAAAGAAACCATTCAGCTGCCGAAAGATTCCGGTCAGGTTCATTATGAAGGCGAGCTTGTGCTGCGCATCGCGCGTGATTACGTTCCGGGTATGAGCGTGGAAGAGCTGGTGGATGTCATGGCTTTGGGACTGGATTTCACACTGCGGGACGTTCATAACGACCTGCAAAAGAGAGGGCTTTC from Paenibacillus sophorae encodes:
- the hemH gene encoding ferrochelatase, whose product is MTTQIGVLVMSYGTPESLEGVKSYYTHIRRGNPPSAEQLKDLKDRYEAIVGGVFPLRENTDRQVKALQEALNRDNKDKDVEYICFQGLKHARPFIEDGVERMAESGINQAVGIVLAPHYSVMSVGGYIKRAKEKAESSGIQMTFVQSYHLHPQLIEALSRRVSARLDQYEEAGANREDVRVLFSAHSLPERILSMGDPYRDQLLETSKAVAEQTGVTSWQFTWQSAGRTAEPWLGPDILDTLRELSKEQVEYVLSAPIGFVSDHLEVLYDLDIEAQSVAAELDMRLMRIESLNNDPSFMAVLSDVVRDRAGELKAGRP
- a CDS encoding glycerophosphodiester phosphodiesterase, which encodes MNNLCVAHRGFSGKAPENTLAAIRMALELPYVTWMEIDVQLTRDGVPVVIHDYSLDRTTNGRGKVKNMDWSHMRLLDAGGWKGRAFRGEGVPSLEEVLDLCKGQLRLNIELKNAGNLYPGIEKTVTELIATKGMQGEVVLTSFDPGTLLRCEEADPGIRRGLIFDSRWGDPAGRVRELGCSFLSIGFSRLTPGLARFLSGRGVGIMAWTVNKAKEMRRLADMHSDIMICTNRPDIWGETFLGK
- a CDS encoding fumarylacetoacetate hydrolase family protein yields the protein MCAAVNNLYCVGRNYKLHAEELGNKVPTEPLIFLKPSHAAVRLDKETIQLPKDSGQVHYEGELVLRIARDYVPGMSVEELVDVMALGLDFTLRDVHNDLQKRGLSWTPAKGFKNAAPLTPYIAFPSKEELEATDFTVRKNGEEVQRGNVKNMIFSLQTIVDFIGTRYGLGKDDVIFTGTPAGVGPTVSGDSFELYWGDRLMGTCLIG
- the hemG gene encoding protoporphyrinogen oxidase, whose product is MNGASRKVVIIGGGLSGLSAAFYVRKYYKEAGIRPEIVILEKERSLGGKIETLHKDGFVIEKGPDSFLARKQEMSDLAKELEIDHELVTTNPNAKKTYILQRGKLLPMPAGLMLGIPTDIKPFIGSRLLSFPGKLRALMDFVIPPRRSKEDEPLGELIERRFGTEVLENLTEPLLAGIYAADMRKISLQATFPQFGEIERQYGSLIRGMMTGKKPQETHTGTKKSMFLTFRQGLQSLVHALVHELHDVEQRTETAAIAIYDRIAETNIGTTEAEGAAAQAALESAASPQARYAVELGNGDLLPADDIYITVPNFAAAELLRPHVDVSALDAVNYVSVANVVMAFSGKEMDGNFDGSGFLVPRKEGRNITACTWTSAKWLHTSPDDKVLLRCYVGRSGDEQNVQLPDEALEELVRKDLREVMGITAQPLFTEITRLPNSMPQYPVGHPAAIAGLRSDLAAVLPGVHVFGAGYDGIGMPDCIKFAKLTAKAAAEGLQAN
- a CDS encoding O-methyltransferase; its protein translation is MLNQEQYFNQEIYSEQLYTEDELLLSVKKAIRAGGMPEVSIAPGYGRLLSMLVSLSRASSVLEIGALGGYSGICLARGLASGGTLTSLELKPEYAEMARRHLELAGFGGMAEYRTGPALDSLARLAEEGRTFDFFFIDADKENYPNYLEYAILLAKPGAVIAGDNIFLRGRTLNTDKNGPAVQAMRRFNEMIAGDSRLASTLLPAYDGLALAIVK
- the hemE gene encoding uroporphyrinogen decarboxylase, which codes for MTYNDTFIRACKKQETEHIPVWYMRQAGRYDPEYRKIKEKYSLLEISRQPELAAEITMMPVRKLGVDAAILYSDIMNPVASIGVEFDIVQNIGPVIEHPIRSGTDVERLKPVDVEGDLGHILETIAILDKELKVPLITFAGAPFTIASYLIEGRPSKSYIRTKELMYTQPSVWEMLMDKLGDMVIAYLRAHVRSGGKAFQLFDSWVGALSPQDFEVFVLPTVSRIFAELSDLDVPKIYFPGVSSGELLSTLTGLQADVIGLDWRVSLDEGRRRTDGNFAMQGNLDPYILTAPMELIKDRAKALIDEGIRKPGFVFNLGHGLFPEASLDKLRELTEYVHDYSKEALALKEASRLRS
- a CDS encoding CapA family protein, which translates into the protein MYPPRSSRKRSNTTRKQRKNRIWSWINISLLALITVMLFYFFYSGAGRDSIPIPETGTASPSPEGSAAPGTAGAADPVASGGASAAPSGELQPTFSADAVPSAEAVPTPSPAASEGSMTAPSGASQQASGAGADGAEGNGPSAGLPEGEEGSGKTVTLNFAGDVIFAGKVGELLKQKGYDYPYARLGGMFLQDDLSVINLETPVTERGTEANKTFVFKSPPEALNALKAAGVDAVNLANNHTLDMGEQGLRDTMANLDQRGIPFVGAGVDSAQAYSAQYFTRKGITIALLGFTRVMPEAGWAAGKGKPGVASAYDSGPALKAIAEARKKADIVAVVVHWGQERADQPNAVQQTLGRSFIDAGADLVIGGHPHVLQGLEPYKGKWIAYSTGNFIFTRSSTKTTWETAVFQAECSVKGQCSMKLTPFEAELGQPVPMSAADGQKLLQRVESLSSGKVEIDEEGRVTEAGR
- a CDS encoding MFS transporter, with protein sequence MKKWKTWETWQINLYVLWFGQFLVNAGMTMITPFLSLYLAKDLGVRGDAVGIWAGIIFSANFMTSFLFQPLWGSLSDKYGRKIMLLRSGFGMAIVITMMGFAQTPWQLLLLRLLNGTISGFNPASISLVSGTTPKHRMGFSMGLMQSGSVAGTILGPLIGGLLADWIGFRPIFYVIGLLLSIATLLAMFLVKENFNREEAAHKPQVSTFEGLKDLIKVPQLPALFAVTFLIQFAMISPMALLPLYVERLHGTAVNIAFWAGVVTAVTGVSNMIASPVLGKLSDKVGAHRILTYALIGAALFVIPQAFVGSVWQLIFVRFLMGVFMGGLLPSVNALIRSYTPDGKESRAFGFNSSTLALGNMLGSLIGGFLAGYIGIEGLFIVSGAMLLLNTIWVRFMLYKAAPLRLFR